A region from the Mucilaginibacter sp. CSA2-8R genome encodes:
- the carB gene encoding carbamoyl-phosphate synthase large subunit: protein MPKDTSIKSVLIIGSGPIIIGQACEFDYAGSQAALSLKDEGIEVSIINSNPATIMTDKVIADHVYLLPLTCESLEKILSEQHIDAVLPTMGGQTALNLCIEASERGIWEKHNVKVVGVDVAAIEKTENREAFRQLMVDINVGVAKSKIANSFLEGKEAAQEIGFPLVIRPSYTLGGKGAGFVHKKEDFDAALSRGLQASPTHEVLVEQAVLGWKEYELELLRDNRDNVIIICSIENFDPMGIHTGDSITVAPAMTLSDRCYQEMRNQAIKMMRAIGNFAGGCNVQFSVNPANEEIIAIEINPRVSRSSALASKATGYPIAKIAAKLAIGYNLDEVENQITKTTSAYFEPTLDYVIVKIPRWNFDKFKGANKELGLQMKSVGEVMGIGRSFIEALQKACQSLEIGRAGLGADGRQSRNLDEIMHSLEHPSWDRLFHVYDALSLGVPIESVRKATKIDRWFLNQIQEIVNLESELRRYSINNIPDDILLTVKQKGFSDVQIAWILGVNTTEEDVYKRRKTSGINRVYKMVDTCAAEFQAQTPYYYSTYEGENESVVSDRKKIIVLGSGPNRIGQGIEFDYSCVHGLLAAKEAGYEAIMINCNPETVSTDFNMADKLYFEPVFWEHVREIIDLEKPEGVIVQLGGQTALKMAEKLHEHGVKIIGTSFNDMDIAEDRGRFSDLLKELGIPYPKYGVAESAEEALKVAHEVGYPVLVRPSYVLGGQGMSIVINDEDLERAVVNLLRNLPGNRVLIDHFLDRASEAESDSIGDGEDVHIVGIMEHIEPAGIHSGDSYAVLPPFDLSDSVMEQIEEYTIKLSKALNVRGLLNIQFAVKNDKVYVIEANPRASRTVPFIAKAYDAPYINIAAKIMLGANKLKDFKIERKLVGYAIKEPVFSFDKFPEVTKELGPEMKSTGEAIRFIPNLMDPYFRHLYKEKSMYLSK from the coding sequence ATGCCCAAAGATACCTCCATCAAATCAGTACTGATTATCGGCTCAGGCCCTATCATCATTGGTCAGGCTTGCGAGTTTGACTATGCCGGTTCACAAGCTGCCCTTTCGCTAAAAGACGAAGGCATCGAAGTATCCATCATCAACAGCAACCCGGCAACCATCATGACCGACAAAGTAATTGCCGATCATGTGTACCTGCTGCCCCTTACGTGCGAAAGCCTGGAAAAAATTCTGAGCGAACAGCATATTGATGCCGTGTTGCCTACTATGGGCGGCCAAACGGCATTAAACCTGTGTATTGAAGCTTCAGAGCGTGGTATTTGGGAGAAACACAATGTTAAGGTAGTTGGTGTTGACGTTGCTGCCATCGAAAAAACCGAAAACCGTGAGGCTTTCCGCCAGTTGATGGTTGACATCAATGTTGGCGTAGCTAAATCTAAAATTGCTAACTCGTTTTTAGAAGGTAAAGAAGCTGCGCAGGAAATCGGTTTTCCGCTGGTTATCCGCCCGAGCTATACGCTGGGTGGTAAAGGTGCCGGCTTTGTACACAAAAAAGAAGATTTTGATGCTGCCCTGAGCCGTGGCCTACAAGCCTCTCCTACCCATGAGGTACTGGTAGAGCAAGCGGTTTTAGGCTGGAAAGAATATGAGCTGGAGTTGCTGCGCGATAACCGCGACAATGTGATCATCATCTGTTCTATCGAGAACTTTGACCCGATGGGCATCCACACTGGCGACTCCATTACCGTTGCACCGGCCATGACCCTTAGCGATCGTTGTTACCAGGAAATGCGCAACCAGGCCATCAAGATGATGCGTGCCATTGGTAACTTTGCAGGTGGCTGTAACGTTCAGTTTTCGGTTAACCCGGCTAATGAAGAGATCATCGCCATCGAAATTAACCCGCGCGTTTCGCGTTCATCAGCCTTGGCGTCTAAAGCAACCGGATACCCGATTGCTAAAATTGCTGCCAAGCTGGCTATCGGTTATAACCTGGACGAGGTAGAAAACCAAATTACCAAAACTACCTCTGCTTATTTTGAGCCAACCTTGGATTACGTTATCGTTAAAATCCCGCGTTGGAACTTTGATAAATTTAAAGGTGCCAACAAAGAACTGGGCCTACAGATGAAATCGGTAGGTGAGGTAATGGGTATTGGCCGCAGCTTTATTGAGGCGTTGCAAAAAGCTTGTCAGAGTTTAGAGATTGGCCGTGCAGGCTTAGGTGCCGATGGTCGTCAAAGCCGCAACTTAGACGAAATTATGCATAGCCTGGAGCATCCAAGCTGGGACCGTTTGTTTCACGTTTACGATGCGCTGAGCTTGGGCGTGCCTATTGAGTCGGTACGTAAAGCAACTAAAATTGACCGCTGGTTTTTAAACCAGATACAGGAAATTGTAAACCTGGAAAGCGAGTTGCGCCGCTACTCTATCAATAATATCCCTGATGATATTTTGCTTACCGTTAAGCAAAAAGGATTTTCGGACGTGCAGATTGCCTGGATATTAGGTGTGAATACCACCGAGGAGGATGTATATAAACGCCGTAAAACTTCAGGCATTAACCGGGTTTATAAAATGGTTGATACCTGTGCGGCAGAGTTCCAGGCACAAACACCATACTATTACTCAACTTACGAAGGCGAGAACGAATCTGTCGTATCTGATCGTAAAAAGATTATCGTATTAGGTTCAGGCCCTAACCGTATTGGCCAGGGTATTGAGTTTGACTATAGCTGTGTGCATGGTTTATTAGCTGCTAAAGAAGCAGGCTATGAAGCCATCATGATCAACTGTAACCCCGAAACCGTATCAACCGACTTTAACATGGCTGATAAGCTATACTTTGAGCCGGTGTTTTGGGAGCATGTTCGCGAGATTATTGACCTGGAAAAACCAGAAGGCGTTATTGTACAGTTAGGTGGCCAGACAGCCTTAAAGATGGCTGAAAAGCTGCATGAGCATGGCGTTAAGATTATTGGCACCTCTTTTAACGACATGGATATTGCCGAAGACCGCGGCCGTTTTTCTGATTTGTTGAAAGAGTTAGGCATTCCTTACCCTAAATATGGTGTTGCCGAAAGTGCCGAAGAGGCCTTAAAAGTAGCACATGAAGTAGGCTATCCGGTTTTGGTACGTCCAAGCTACGTACTGGGCGGCCAGGGTATGAGCATTGTTATTAATGATGAGGATCTGGAGCGTGCCGTAGTAAACCTGTTACGTAATTTGCCGGGCAACCGCGTGTTGATTGACCACTTCTTAGACCGTGCCTCGGAAGCTGAATCTGACTCGATCGGTGATGGCGAGGATGTACACATTGTGGGTATTATGGAGCACATTGAGCCTGCCGGTATCCACTCGGGCGACTCTTATGCTGTATTGCCACCGTTTGATTTGTCGGACAGCGTGATGGAGCAGATTGAAGAATATACCATCAAGCTGTCAAAAGCTTTGAATGTTCGCGGTTTGTTAAACATACAGTTTGCAGTTAAAAACGATAAGGTTTATGTAATTGAGGCTAACCCACGTGCTTCGCGTACCGTGCCGTTTATTGCCAAAGCTTACGATGCGCCATACATTAACATCGCTGCCAAAATTATGCTGGGTGCCAATAAGCTTAAAGATTTTAAGATTGAACGCAAGCTGGTAGGTTATGCTATTAAAGAACCGGTATTCTCTTTCGATAAATTCCCTGAAGTTACCAAAGAGCTGGGGCCTGAAATGAAATCAACCGGCGAAGCTATTCGTTTTATTCCAAACTTAATGGATCCTTACTTCCGCCATCTGTACAAAGAGAAATCGATGTATTTGAGCAAATAG
- a CDS encoding DUF4270 family protein, whose protein sequence is MKFFRIDLLTLLISLFILGSCKNQNDIGLPVGDQQINGTLMVYDDIVVKTDTDNVPTQAPGAGSTKVALSDLNDNILGVTESGIAAALNLPGGSAYTVPTGTVTTDSVVMELRYADGFYGDSLNSKYRVNVYPLKEKIGQNAYYVNRAWSYDSLATLNNAIGAVNIRPKTRVRMFNIIKGAPDTLRNVAAHLRIRLNSNTIPNLLFNNATAIASTTAFQNAFNGIYLRMKRDQANQIGGTAMFNLDSSRVNVYYRVVNNGVTDTSVVTLPVISNVPYIKPRYNTYPTAVKSALTSTASDQTFYLQGLAGLRAKISFPNLKSMFGSADVSSIAINRAELVVTPKPGTYLPPFVPQPQLTMYRLDIAKQRQQLPDANGTSSSALDPRFFSTSVFGGYFLPVQKEYHFVITGYLQDLLRGRVTDYGTYIGTIDTTSRATQVAISSTIQTAGRVVAVGTDKSSPYRLKLNVIYTKNN, encoded by the coding sequence ATGAAATTTTTCCGGATAGACTTATTAACCCTGTTGATAAGTCTTTTTATTTTGGGTAGTTGCAAAAACCAGAATGATATTGGCTTGCCGGTGGGCGACCAGCAGATTAATGGTACCCTGATGGTTTATGACGATATTGTTGTTAAAACGGATACTGATAATGTGCCTACACAAGCACCCGGGGCCGGTTCGACCAAGGTGGCTTTATCTGACTTAAATGATAATATCTTGGGCGTTACAGAGTCGGGCATAGCTGCCGCGCTTAATTTACCTGGCGGCTCGGCATATACCGTGCCTACCGGCACCGTAACCACCGATTCGGTAGTGATGGAATTGCGTTATGCAGACGGTTTTTACGGCGATTCTTTAAATTCAAAGTATCGGGTAAATGTTTATCCGCTTAAAGAGAAAATTGGCCAAAACGCTTATTATGTAAACCGAGCCTGGAGCTATGACTCACTGGCTACATTAAACAATGCAATTGGTGCGGTTAACATAAGGCCAAAAACCCGTGTGCGGATGTTTAACATTATTAAAGGTGCGCCTGATACGCTTCGTAATGTTGCCGCTCATCTGCGTATACGTTTAAATAGCAATACCATTCCAAACCTGTTGTTTAACAACGCAACCGCTATTGCGTCAACCACTGCTTTTCAAAACGCCTTTAATGGTATTTATCTTAGGATGAAGCGCGATCAGGCCAATCAGATAGGTGGTACCGCAATGTTTAACCTAGATTCAAGCAGAGTAAATGTTTATTATCGTGTAGTAAATAACGGCGTTACCGATACTTCGGTAGTTACTTTACCGGTCATAAGTAACGTGCCTTATATAAAGCCTCGTTATAATACTTACCCAACAGCGGTAAAAAGTGCACTTACCTCTACCGCTTCCGATCAAACCTTTTATTTACAAGGTTTAGCCGGCTTAAGAGCCAAGATAAGCTTTCCTAATTTGAAAAGCATGTTTGGTTCGGCGGATGTTAGCAGTATAGCTATTAACCGGGCAGAGTTGGTAGTTACGCCCAAGCCGGGTACGTACCTGCCGCCTTTTGTGCCGCAACCACAGCTTACCATGTATCGGTTAGATATTGCTAAACAGCGGCAGCAGTTGCCTGATGCTAACGGTACCAGTAGCAGCGCATTAGATCCTCGTTTCTTTTCAACTTCGGTATTTGGCGGCTACTTCTTACCTGTTCAAAAAGAATATCATTTTGTAATTACAGGTTACCTTCAGGATTTGCTGAGGGGACGGGTAACTGACTATGGTACTTATATTGGTACCATTGATACTACGAGCCGGGCAACTCAGGTAGCCATCAGTTCAACCATACAAACCGCCGGCAGGGTGGTTGCGGTTGGTACAGATAAATCATCACCGTACCGTTTAAAACTAAATGTGATATACACCAAGAATAACTAA
- a CDS encoding glycogen/starch synthase, translated as MGKSKLLFITHEMSPFLELTKISEITRQLPQAMQDKGFEIRILMPRFGNINERRNRLHEVIRLSGMNIIINDNDNPLIIKVASIPAARMQVYFLDNEEYFQRKHVFGDKDGKFYADNDERMIFFCKGALETVKKLGWSPDVVHCHGWMSALVPAYLKTTYKDDPTFKHSKVVYSIYENAFTDSLNPEFARKAVMSDMTEQHTETFKPGTNNALHEGAVQYSDAVVLASENLDTEVLNYVKNSQKPVLEFDSTADFENYYNFYDEITTDELVNVA; from the coding sequence ATGGGTAAATCTAAGCTTTTGTTCATAACTCATGAAATGTCTCCCTTTCTTGAACTCACCAAGATTTCTGAAATAACCCGCCAGCTTCCGCAGGCTATGCAAGACAAAGGCTTTGAGATTCGTATTTTAATGCCGCGCTTTGGGAACATTAATGAACGCAGGAACAGGCTTCACGAGGTGATACGGTTGTCGGGAATGAATATCATTATTAATGACAATGATAATCCGCTGATTATTAAGGTAGCTTCTATACCAGCTGCACGGATGCAGGTATATTTCCTGGATAATGAAGAGTATTTTCAGCGTAAGCATGTTTTTGGCGATAAAGACGGAAAGTTTTATGCCGATAACGATGAGCGCATGATATTCTTTTGTAAAGGTGCATTAGAGACGGTTAAAAAATTAGGATGGTCGCCTGATGTGGTTCATTGCCACGGGTGGATGAGCGCTTTAGTACCTGCATACCTTAAAACTACTTATAAGGACGATCCGACGTTTAAACATTCTAAGGTGGTGTATTCGATTTACGAAAACGCATTCACAGATAGTTTAAATCCGGAATTCGCCCGCAAAGCAGTGATGAGCGATATGACCGAGCAGCATACCGAAACCTTTAAGCCGGGTACCAATAACGCCTTGCACGAAGGTGCTGTACAGTATAGTGATGCGGTGGTTTTAGCCAGCGAAAACTTAGATACTGAAGTGTTAAATTATGTTAAAAACAGCCAAAAACCTGTTTTAGAGTTTGATTCGACCGCTGATTTCGAAAATTATTACAATTTTTACGACGAAATTACCACTGATGAACTGGTAAACGTTGCTTAA
- a CDS encoding TonB family protein, with amino-acid sequence MRSLITILLSSILFSAYAQRQNVYYIKGISQKVSTRDSADFIRIVREPDSGSVLYKLTEYYGNGTQKLLGLSSTIDPIKFEGISTTFDKNGKRRTVLNFKAGRLLGDQYYYYPNGKLREARTYLAPGKDFKEIYLINTYNDSTGKALVTAGNGHYQNQDYQNKTFSEGELKDGLKQGEWKTSVKNDSIIVNEIYNSGTFVKGTAKFANGEVVTYDKPETLPQFPGGVDGFGRFLGRTLRYPADAQRNGIQGRVMLSFVVEKDGSLTNIHPVGASPSPLLTEEATRVLNESPKWQPGMQYGRAVRVQYTVPIIFNLGR; translated from the coding sequence ATGCGCTCACTTATCACAATATTACTGTCATCCATTCTTTTCAGTGCTTATGCACAACGCCAAAATGTTTATTACATTAAAGGTATAAGCCAGAAGGTATCTACACGGGATAGTGCAGACTTTATTCGCATAGTACGTGAGCCCGATTCGGGTTCTGTGCTATATAAATTAACGGAGTACTATGGCAATGGTACCCAAAAGCTGCTTGGCCTATCATCAACTATTGACCCGATTAAATTTGAAGGAATAAGCACAACGTTTGATAAGAACGGCAAACGCCGGACAGTTCTGAATTTTAAGGCGGGACGCCTTTTAGGTGATCAATACTATTATTACCCCAATGGCAAACTTAGGGAAGCCAGAACATATCTTGCTCCTGGTAAAGATTTTAAAGAAATTTATCTCATAAATACCTACAATGACTCAACCGGCAAAGCATTAGTAACCGCAGGTAATGGCCATTACCAAAATCAGGATTATCAAAATAAAACGTTTTCTGAAGGGGAATTGAAAGATGGTTTAAAACAGGGTGAATGGAAAACATCTGTTAAAAATGACAGCATCATCGTTAACGAAATTTATAACTCCGGCACTTTTGTAAAAGGTACAGCAAAATTTGCCAATGGAGAAGTAGTGACCTATGATAAGCCAGAAACATTACCACAATTTCCGGGCGGCGTTGATGGATTTGGTAGATTTTTGGGCAGAACACTTCGGTACCCTGCGGACGCCCAACGAAATGGCATCCAGGGACGGGTGATGCTTTCGTTTGTAGTAGAAAAAGACGGTAGCCTTACCAACATTCATCCTGTTGGCGCATCGCCGTCACCTTTGTTAACCGAAGAGGCTACCAGAGTACTGAACGAAAGCCCAAAATGGCAACCAGGCATGCAATATGGGCGCGCGGTGAGAGTACAATATACGGTGCCTATTATATTTAATTTAGGTCGATAA
- the panD gene encoding aspartate 1-decarboxylase — protein MIIEVLKSKIHRAKVTQAELNYVGSITIDEDLIEAANIIPNEKVQIVNNNNGARFETYVIRGERGSGTICLNGATARLAQVGDIVIIMSYAYMEQAEARQYEPILVFPDTDNKLIR, from the coding sequence ATGATTATTGAGGTGTTGAAATCTAAAATCCATCGTGCTAAAGTAACGCAGGCCGAACTAAACTACGTAGGCAGCATTACTATTGATGAGGATTTAATAGAAGCGGCGAATATTATCCCAAATGAAAAGGTACAGATTGTTAATAATAACAACGGTGCCCGTTTCGAAACTTATGTGATTAGAGGCGAACGCGGAAGCGGAACAATTTGCCTTAATGGCGCTACTGCCCGCCTGGCGCAGGTAGGTGATATTGTGATTATTATGTCGTACGCTTACATGGAACAGGCTGAAGCCCGCCAGTACGAACCTATTTTAGTATTTCCTGATACAGATAATAAATTAATTCGATAA
- the panC gene encoding pantoate--beta-alanine ligase, which translates to MKIFTTKKEVGDYLKQLQANGKTVGFVPTMGALHQGHLSLLAQAKKQTDVVVCSIFVNPTQFNDPEDLEKYPRPIEADILKLEQAGCDVLFNPPVSEMYNGPEEWHLDIGELEHLLEGKFRPGHYQGVTQVVNKLFSIVNPDVAFFGQKDYQQVMVINRMVELLNLPVKIVMCAIEREQDGLAMSSRNIHLSATDRQHALVLYRALQQAKANYVAGHSVEQIEQQASAVIDEEPDTQLEYFEIADGQTLQPATAQSRSLVALVAARVGHTRLIDNVVI; encoded by the coding sequence TTGAAAATATTTACTACCAAAAAAGAGGTTGGAGATTACCTCAAACAGCTGCAGGCCAACGGCAAAACAGTTGGATTTGTACCTACTATGGGCGCCCTGCACCAGGGGCACTTATCATTGCTTGCGCAAGCTAAAAAGCAAACCGATGTAGTGGTGTGCAGTATTTTTGTAAACCCTACCCAGTTTAACGACCCTGAAGACCTGGAAAAGTATCCCCGCCCTATTGAAGCCGACATTTTAAAGCTGGAGCAAGCCGGATGCGATGTGCTGTTTAACCCACCGGTTAGCGAAATGTATAACGGCCCCGAAGAATGGCACCTTGATATTGGCGAACTGGAACATTTACTGGAAGGCAAATTCAGACCAGGGCATTACCAGGGCGTAACGCAGGTGGTAAATAAACTTTTCAGCATCGTTAACCCTGATGTTGCCTTTTTTGGGCAGAAAGATTATCAGCAGGTGATGGTAATTAACCGAATGGTGGAATTACTAAACTTACCGGTGAAGATTGTAATGTGCGCCATTGAACGCGAACAGGATGGTTTGGCCATGAGTTCAAGAAATATACATTTATCTGCCACCGACCGCCAGCATGCTTTAGTTTTATACCGCGCCCTGCAACAGGCCAAAGCCAATTATGTGGCCGGTCATTCGGTAGAGCAAATTGAACAGCAAGCTTCGGCCGTTATTGACGAGGAACCAGATACACAGCTGGAATATTTTGAGATAGCCGATGGGCAAACCCTGCAGCCAGCTACTGCACAGAGCAGGAGCTTAGTAGCACTGGTAGCTGCCCGTGTTGGCCATACCCGCCTCATTGATAATGTGGTAATATAG
- a CDS encoding DUF4920 domain-containing protein — MMKRLIFFAAFLLVINNLSAFAQRPEKLPHGMVFGRSPSTVGLMPASKLEGFMGKRTRITTAIVGKILKVTNTKQGTFIIDAGNGKVINARFKTNGISLPPNIKGREVIISGVATKQFNAFDAQRQAGSKQATQRPNNRGKQPLSFEAVGLMVNK; from the coding sequence ATGATGAAGCGTCTTATATTTTTTGCAGCCTTTTTATTAGTGATCAATAACCTGAGTGCTTTTGCACAACGGCCGGAAAAATTACCCCATGGGATGGTATTTGGTAGAAGTCCGAGTACCGTAGGGTTGATGCCAGCCTCGAAACTGGAGGGGTTTATGGGTAAACGTACCCGCATCACTACCGCTATTGTAGGTAAAATACTCAAAGTAACCAATACCAAACAAGGAACGTTTATCATAGATGCCGGTAACGGAAAAGTGATTAATGCCCGCTTTAAAACCAACGGCATCAGTTTGCCCCCAAACATCAAAGGGCGCGAAGTAATTATATCCGGTGTTGCAACCAAGCAGTTTAACGCCTTTGATGCCCAGCGCCAAGCTGGCAGTAAGCAAGCAACTCAAAGGCCAAATAACAGGGGTAAGCAGCCGCTTAGCTTTGAAGCAGTTGGGTTAATGGTAAATAAATAA
- a CDS encoding NHL repeat-containing protein: MTLKQIYTLKNSLLTCFVATAVSMAACNKSSNVDPVAPSATTVPVLANLTSTGVQASGMLTDYGSSPIITASGVVYSASNSNPTISDSQTSTGTNAIFKSDVTGLTPNTTYYLRAYIKSDAGTGYGSVITFKTSASTADTSVTVSTLAGSSTAGLANGTGVNASFNSPSGTAVDAQGNVYVTDSFNHLIRKVTPAGVVTTFAGSGALGFSGGTATTAQFYSPNGIATDATGNVYVSDLGNNAIYKITSSGTVTILAGSGTAGYVNGAGSTAAFNAPQGVVADASGNVYVADQGNNRIRKITSAGVVSTLAGTGAGSNINGDGTTATFNRPYGLAINASGNLYVTDLGNYAIRKVTAAGVVSTLIGNSATTGLLNTPTGIAIDSQGVLYITDQSGRILTITTANVLYSLAGKPNTLGFADGSKTTAQFSAPNGIAVDANKNIYVADNNNNRVRKLVVTTK, encoded by the coding sequence ATGACATTGAAACAGATTTACACCTTAAAAAATAGTTTATTGACCTGCTTTGTAGCAACGGCTGTGAGTATGGCGGCTTGTAACAAATCATCCAATGTCGATCCGGTAGCACCCTCTGCTACTACGGTTCCGGTATTGGCTAACCTCACGTCAACGGGTGTGCAGGCCAGCGGTATGCTTACTGATTATGGCTCGTCGCCCATCATTACCGCTTCGGGCGTGGTATATAGCGCGAGTAACTCCAACCCTACCATAAGCGATTCACAAACCAGTACAGGTACCAACGCAATTTTTAAAAGTGATGTAACCGGGCTTACCCCCAACACTACTTATTATTTGAGGGCTTACATTAAAAGTGATGCCGGAACAGGATATGGCAGCGTAATAACTTTTAAAACCAGCGCCAGCACAGCCGACACCAGCGTAACCGTATCTACACTGGCCGGAAGCAGCACCGCAGGCTTAGCCAATGGCACGGGTGTTAATGCATCTTTTAACAGTCCAAGCGGCACGGCCGTTGATGCGCAAGGCAACGTTTACGTAACTGACTCATTTAATCACCTGATTCGTAAAGTAACACCTGCCGGTGTGGTAACTACCTTTGCCGGTAGCGGTGCCCTGGGTTTTAGTGGTGGAACAGCCACTACGGCACAATTTTACAGCCCTAATGGCATAGCCACAGATGCGACAGGCAATGTGTATGTATCAGACCTGGGTAATAATGCTATCTATAAAATTACCAGTAGCGGTACGGTAACCATACTGGCCGGAAGCGGCACAGCCGGGTATGTGAACGGCGCCGGATCAACAGCTGCTTTTAATGCCCCGCAAGGTGTAGTAGCTGATGCATCGGGCAACGTTTATGTAGCCGATCAGGGTAACAATCGTATACGCAAAATAACATCAGCGGGTGTAGTGAGTACGCTTGCCGGAACCGGTGCCGGAAGCAATATTAATGGGGATGGTACTACAGCCACATTTAATCGCCCTTACGGACTGGCTATTAATGCTTCGGGCAACTTGTATGTAACCGACTTGGGCAACTACGCTATCCGTAAAGTAACTGCAGCCGGCGTAGTAAGTACGTTAATAGGCAACAGTGCAACTACTGGCTTACTAAACACACCAACCGGTATTGCTATTGACTCACAAGGTGTATTATACATTACCGACCAGAGCGGCCGGATACTTACCATTACAACGGCCAATGTGCTATATTCATTGGCAGGCAAACCCAACACCTTGGGTTTTGCTGACGGATCGAAAACCACAGCGCAGTTTTCTGCACCAAACGGTATTGCCGTTGATGCTAATAAGAATATTTACGTGGCCGATAATAACAACAACCGTGTAAGAAAACTGGTAGTAACC